Proteins from one Ahaetulla prasina isolate Xishuangbanna chromosome 2, ASM2864084v1, whole genome shotgun sequence genomic window:
- the GFM2 gene encoding ribosome-releasing factor 2, mitochondrial isoform X1: MNMLRSTRKMIVPPLQGCTRCREARIITIKCFKYFLNLQRNYSHPAGEVKSLRSVLTPPISKIRNIGIMAHIDAGKTTTTERMLYYSGYTRTLGDVDDGDTVTDFMAQERERGITIQSAAVTFDWKGHRINLIDTPGHVDFTVEVERSLRVLDGAVAVFDASAGVEAQSLTVWRQADKHHIPRICFLNKMDKHGASFIHSVESIKQKLKVKPLLLQLPIGEEKSFRGIIDVVTKDQVIWNAVTGLDDGKTFKQKSLEETGDLNLLRNANDARHTLIEQVADLDDEFAELVLGEFSESFDSLPADELQAAIRRVTLAHKAVPVFCGSALKNKGVQPLLDAITKYLPAPDERSYDFLPGYKDDLCALAFKVLHDKQRGPLVFLRIYSGTMKPQSAVYNINKNCTERMSRLLLPFADQQIEISSLTAGNIALTVGLKQSATGDTIVSSKASAVAAARRAGRNVESAHGQAKEVQNLLLAGIEIPEPVFFCTIEPPSMAKQPDLDQALICLQREDPSLKVKIDANTGQTILCGMGELHIDIIHDRIKREYKLETYLGPLQVAYRETIQNSVEAADTLDRTIGEKRHQVTIELGIKPWEGEMPATAPVIEYAESINDLLHPDLREAIENGISTSYLQGPLMGYPVQDVAVTVRAVATNADTSLTMVSACASRCLQKALKNADKQLLEPVMNLEVTVPGNYVGVVLADLAQRRGDINDIQGRLDNQVVIAAVPLAEMMGYSTVLRSLTSGTATFTLELANYHPMSLYEQNALLNKRTGLV, from the exons ATGAATATGCTACGCAGTACAAGAAAAATGATTGTTCCCCCGCTGCAAGGG TGTACACGTTGCAGAGAAGCAAGAATTATCACTATAAAATGTTTCAAATACTTTTTGAATCTTCAAAGAAATTACAGTCATCCAGCAG GTGAAGTAAAATCTTTACGTTCTGTTTTAACTCCACCAATATctaa GATCCGCAACATAGGTATAATGGCCCACATAGatgcaggaaaaacaacaactacaGAGAGAATGCTCTATTATTCTGGTTACACAAGAACCCTTGGAG ATGTTGATGATGGTGATACAGTAACAGATTTCATGGCACAGGAACGGGAACGTGGCATTACCATTCAATCTGCTGCTGTCACATTTGACTGGAAAGGCCATCGAATCAACCTGATAGATACACCAG GTCATGTGGACTTTACTGTGGAGGTGGAACGTTCCTTGCGAGTGTTGGATGGGGCAGTGGCTGTTTTTGATGCTTCAGCTGGCGTGGAG GCACAGTCTCTGACAGTCTGGAGGCAAGCAGACAAACACCATATACCCCGAATTTGCTTTTTAAACAAGATGGACAAACATGGAGCAAG TTTCATCCATTCAGTTGAGAGTATCAAGCAAAAGTTGAAAGTGAAGCCTTTACTTCTACAG TTACCAATTGGGGAAGAAAAATCTTTTCGAGGAATCATTGATGTGGTGACCAAGGACCAAGTTATCTGGAATGCTGTCACTGGATTGGATGATGGAAAGACTTTTAAGCAGAAATCCTTGGAAGAAACTGGAGATCTTAACTTATTAAGAAATGCCAATGATGCAAGACATACCTTAATAGAACAA GTTGCAGACCTTGATGACGAATTTGCTGAATTGGTCCTTGGAGAATTCAGTGAGAGTTTTGATTCATTACCAGCTGATGAG CTACAGGCTGCAATACGAAGAGTAACCCTGGCTCATAAAGCAGTGCCTGTGTTTTGCGGAAGTGCATTGAAAAATAAGGGTGTTCAGCCCTTGTTAGATGCGATCACCAAGTATTTGCCTGCACCAGATGAACGCAGCTATGATTTCTT GCCAGGATATAAAGATGATCTATGCGCTCTGGCATTTAAAGTTCTTCATGACAAACAGCGTGGACCCTTGGTTTTTCTGCGCATTTACTCTGGCACAATGAAGCCTCAATCGGCAGTTTATAATATTAACAAAAATTGCAC GGAGAGAATGAGTCGCTTGCTCCTGCCTTTTGCTGATCAGCAAATAGAAATCTCTTCACTAACCGCTGGCAACATTGCCCTGACTGTGGGGTTGAAAcag AGTGCCACTGGCGACACCATTGTTTCTTCAAAAGCGTCTGCAGTGGCTGCAGCTCGTCGAGCTGGAAGAAATGTGGAATCAGCACATGGTCAAGCGAAAGAAGTACAGAACCTCCTGTTAGCCGGCATTGAGATTCCAGAACCGGTCTTCTTTTGTACAATAGAGCCACCTTCCATGGCCAAACAACCAG ATCTAGATCAAGCATTGATTTGTCTGCAGCGTGAGGATCCAAGTCTGAAAGTTAAGATTGATGCCAATACGGGGCAG ACAATTCTTTGTGGCATGGGGGAACTACACATTGACATAATTCATGACCGAATCAAACGCGAATACAAACTGGAGACTTACCTTGGACCTCTTCAAGTTGCTTATCGAGAAACAATCCAAAACTCTGTTGAAGCTGCAG ATACACTGGACAGAACAATAGGAGAAAAGCGACATCAAGTGACAATTGAGTTGGGTATTAAGCCATGGGAGGGAGAAATGCCAGCAACAGCACCAGTCATTGAGTATGCTGAAAGTATCAATGACTTACTTCACCCTGACCTTCGTGAAGCTATAGAAAATGGAATTTCAACCTCATACCTTCAAG GACCACTTATGGGATATCCAGTTCAAGATGTGGCAGTCACTGTCCGGGCAGTAGCTACAAATGCTGATACATCATTAACTATGGTTTCTGCATGCGCTTCTCGTTGCCTGCAAAAG GCTTTGAAGAATGCGGATAAACAACTCCTGGAGCCTGTCATGAACTTGGAAGTGACCGTGCCTGGAAACTATGTTGGTGTAGTACTTGCTGATCTTGCACAGAGGAGAGGCGACATAAATGACATTCAAGGTCGCCTAGATAACCAGGTTGTGATTGCAGCTGTCCCCCTAGCAGAAATGATG GGCTACTCAACAGTTTTACGTTCTTTGACATCTGGGACTGCTACATTTACGCTGGAATTGGCAAACTACCATCCAATGAGCCTTTATGAGCAAAATGCTTTGCTTAATAAGAGGACCGGCTTGGTATGA
- the GFM2 gene encoding ribosome-releasing factor 2, mitochondrial isoform X3 has translation MAHIDAGKTTTTERMLYYSGYTRTLGDVDDGDTVTDFMAQERERGITIQSAAVTFDWKGHRINLIDTPGHVDFTVEVERSLRVLDGAVAVFDASAGVEAQSLTVWRQADKHHIPRICFLNKMDKHGASFIHSVESIKQKLKVKPLLLQLPIGEEKSFRGIIDVVTKDQVIWNAVTGLDDGKTFKQKSLEETGDLNLLRNANDARHTLIEQVADLDDEFAELVLGEFSESFDSLPADELQAAIRRVTLAHKAVPVFCGSALKNKGVQPLLDAITKYLPAPDERSYDFLPGYKDDLCALAFKVLHDKQRGPLVFLRIYSGTMKPQSAVYNINKNCTERMSRLLLPFADQQIEISSLTAGNIALTVGLKQSATGDTIVSSKASAVAAARRAGRNVESAHGQAKEVQNLLLAGIEIPEPVFFCTIEPPSMAKQPDLDQALICLQREDPSLKVKIDANTGQTILCGMGELHIDIIHDRIKREYKLETYLGPLQVAYRETIQNSVEAADTLDRTIGEKRHQVTIELGIKPWEGEMPATAPVIEYAESINDLLHPDLREAIENGISTSYLQGPLMGYPVQDVAVTVRAVATNADTSLTMVSACASRCLQKALKNADKQLLEPVMNLEVTVPGNYVGVVLADLAQRRGDINDIQGRLDNQVVIAAVPLAEMMGYSTVLRSLTSGTATFTLELANYHPMSLYEQNALLNKRTGLV, from the exons ATGGCCCACATAGatgcaggaaaaacaacaactacaGAGAGAATGCTCTATTATTCTGGTTACACAAGAACCCTTGGAG ATGTTGATGATGGTGATACAGTAACAGATTTCATGGCACAGGAACGGGAACGTGGCATTACCATTCAATCTGCTGCTGTCACATTTGACTGGAAAGGCCATCGAATCAACCTGATAGATACACCAG GTCATGTGGACTTTACTGTGGAGGTGGAACGTTCCTTGCGAGTGTTGGATGGGGCAGTGGCTGTTTTTGATGCTTCAGCTGGCGTGGAG GCACAGTCTCTGACAGTCTGGAGGCAAGCAGACAAACACCATATACCCCGAATTTGCTTTTTAAACAAGATGGACAAACATGGAGCAAG TTTCATCCATTCAGTTGAGAGTATCAAGCAAAAGTTGAAAGTGAAGCCTTTACTTCTACAG TTACCAATTGGGGAAGAAAAATCTTTTCGAGGAATCATTGATGTGGTGACCAAGGACCAAGTTATCTGGAATGCTGTCACTGGATTGGATGATGGAAAGACTTTTAAGCAGAAATCCTTGGAAGAAACTGGAGATCTTAACTTATTAAGAAATGCCAATGATGCAAGACATACCTTAATAGAACAA GTTGCAGACCTTGATGACGAATTTGCTGAATTGGTCCTTGGAGAATTCAGTGAGAGTTTTGATTCATTACCAGCTGATGAG CTACAGGCTGCAATACGAAGAGTAACCCTGGCTCATAAAGCAGTGCCTGTGTTTTGCGGAAGTGCATTGAAAAATAAGGGTGTTCAGCCCTTGTTAGATGCGATCACCAAGTATTTGCCTGCACCAGATGAACGCAGCTATGATTTCTT GCCAGGATATAAAGATGATCTATGCGCTCTGGCATTTAAAGTTCTTCATGACAAACAGCGTGGACCCTTGGTTTTTCTGCGCATTTACTCTGGCACAATGAAGCCTCAATCGGCAGTTTATAATATTAACAAAAATTGCAC GGAGAGAATGAGTCGCTTGCTCCTGCCTTTTGCTGATCAGCAAATAGAAATCTCTTCACTAACCGCTGGCAACATTGCCCTGACTGTGGGGTTGAAAcag AGTGCCACTGGCGACACCATTGTTTCTTCAAAAGCGTCTGCAGTGGCTGCAGCTCGTCGAGCTGGAAGAAATGTGGAATCAGCACATGGTCAAGCGAAAGAAGTACAGAACCTCCTGTTAGCCGGCATTGAGATTCCAGAACCGGTCTTCTTTTGTACAATAGAGCCACCTTCCATGGCCAAACAACCAG ATCTAGATCAAGCATTGATTTGTCTGCAGCGTGAGGATCCAAGTCTGAAAGTTAAGATTGATGCCAATACGGGGCAG ACAATTCTTTGTGGCATGGGGGAACTACACATTGACATAATTCATGACCGAATCAAACGCGAATACAAACTGGAGACTTACCTTGGACCTCTTCAAGTTGCTTATCGAGAAACAATCCAAAACTCTGTTGAAGCTGCAG ATACACTGGACAGAACAATAGGAGAAAAGCGACATCAAGTGACAATTGAGTTGGGTATTAAGCCATGGGAGGGAGAAATGCCAGCAACAGCACCAGTCATTGAGTATGCTGAAAGTATCAATGACTTACTTCACCCTGACCTTCGTGAAGCTATAGAAAATGGAATTTCAACCTCATACCTTCAAG GACCACTTATGGGATATCCAGTTCAAGATGTGGCAGTCACTGTCCGGGCAGTAGCTACAAATGCTGATACATCATTAACTATGGTTTCTGCATGCGCTTCTCGTTGCCTGCAAAAG GCTTTGAAGAATGCGGATAAACAACTCCTGGAGCCTGTCATGAACTTGGAAGTGACCGTGCCTGGAAACTATGTTGGTGTAGTACTTGCTGATCTTGCACAGAGGAGAGGCGACATAAATGACATTCAAGGTCGCCTAGATAACCAGGTTGTGATTGCAGCTGTCCCCCTAGCAGAAATGATG GGCTACTCAACAGTTTTACGTTCTTTGACATCTGGGACTGCTACATTTACGCTGGAATTGGCAAACTACCATCCAATGAGCCTTTATGAGCAAAATGCTTTGCTTAATAAGAGGACCGGCTTGGTATGA
- the GFM2 gene encoding ribosome-releasing factor 2, mitochondrial isoform X2: MNMLRSTRKMIVPPLQGCTRCREARIITIKCFKYFLNLQRNYSHPAGEVKSLRSVLTPPISKIRNIGIMAHIDAGKTTTTERMLYYSGYTRTLGDVDDGDTVTDFMAQERERGITIQSAAVTFDWKGHRINLIDTPGHVDFTVEVERSLRVLDGAVAVFDASAGVEAQSLTVWRQADKHHIPRICFLNKMDKHGASFIHSVESIKQKLKVKPLLLQLPIGEEKSFRGIIDVVTKDQVIWNAVTGLDDGKTFKQKSLEETGDLNLLRNANDARHTLIEQVADLDDEFAELVLGEFSESFDSLPADELQAAIRRVTLAHKAVPVFCGSALKNKGVQPLLDAITKYLPAPDERSYDFLPGYKDDLCALAFKVLHDKQRGPLVFLRIYSGTMKPQSAVYNINKNCTERMSRLLLPFADQQIEISSLTAGNIALTVGLKQSATGDTIVSSKASAVAAARRAGRNVESAHGQAKEVQNLLLAGIEIPEPVFFCTIEPPSMAKQPDLDQALICLQREDPSLKVKIDANTGQTILCGMGELHIDIIHDRIKREYKLETYLGPLQVAYRETIQNSVEAADTLDRTIGEKRHQVTIELGIKPWEGEMPATAPVIEYAESINDLLHPDLREAIENGISTSYLQGPLMGYPVQDVAVTVRAVATNADTSLTMVSACASRCLQKALKNADKQLLEPVMNLEVTVPGNYVGVVLADLAQRRGDINDIQGRLDNQVVIAAVPLAEMMDRKWTTKRRIKKIKFQATANNMDPRSYC, from the exons ATGAATATGCTACGCAGTACAAGAAAAATGATTGTTCCCCCGCTGCAAGGG TGTACACGTTGCAGAGAAGCAAGAATTATCACTATAAAATGTTTCAAATACTTTTTGAATCTTCAAAGAAATTACAGTCATCCAGCAG GTGAAGTAAAATCTTTACGTTCTGTTTTAACTCCACCAATATctaa GATCCGCAACATAGGTATAATGGCCCACATAGatgcaggaaaaacaacaactacaGAGAGAATGCTCTATTATTCTGGTTACACAAGAACCCTTGGAG ATGTTGATGATGGTGATACAGTAACAGATTTCATGGCACAGGAACGGGAACGTGGCATTACCATTCAATCTGCTGCTGTCACATTTGACTGGAAAGGCCATCGAATCAACCTGATAGATACACCAG GTCATGTGGACTTTACTGTGGAGGTGGAACGTTCCTTGCGAGTGTTGGATGGGGCAGTGGCTGTTTTTGATGCTTCAGCTGGCGTGGAG GCACAGTCTCTGACAGTCTGGAGGCAAGCAGACAAACACCATATACCCCGAATTTGCTTTTTAAACAAGATGGACAAACATGGAGCAAG TTTCATCCATTCAGTTGAGAGTATCAAGCAAAAGTTGAAAGTGAAGCCTTTACTTCTACAG TTACCAATTGGGGAAGAAAAATCTTTTCGAGGAATCATTGATGTGGTGACCAAGGACCAAGTTATCTGGAATGCTGTCACTGGATTGGATGATGGAAAGACTTTTAAGCAGAAATCCTTGGAAGAAACTGGAGATCTTAACTTATTAAGAAATGCCAATGATGCAAGACATACCTTAATAGAACAA GTTGCAGACCTTGATGACGAATTTGCTGAATTGGTCCTTGGAGAATTCAGTGAGAGTTTTGATTCATTACCAGCTGATGAG CTACAGGCTGCAATACGAAGAGTAACCCTGGCTCATAAAGCAGTGCCTGTGTTTTGCGGAAGTGCATTGAAAAATAAGGGTGTTCAGCCCTTGTTAGATGCGATCACCAAGTATTTGCCTGCACCAGATGAACGCAGCTATGATTTCTT GCCAGGATATAAAGATGATCTATGCGCTCTGGCATTTAAAGTTCTTCATGACAAACAGCGTGGACCCTTGGTTTTTCTGCGCATTTACTCTGGCACAATGAAGCCTCAATCGGCAGTTTATAATATTAACAAAAATTGCAC GGAGAGAATGAGTCGCTTGCTCCTGCCTTTTGCTGATCAGCAAATAGAAATCTCTTCACTAACCGCTGGCAACATTGCCCTGACTGTGGGGTTGAAAcag AGTGCCACTGGCGACACCATTGTTTCTTCAAAAGCGTCTGCAGTGGCTGCAGCTCGTCGAGCTGGAAGAAATGTGGAATCAGCACATGGTCAAGCGAAAGAAGTACAGAACCTCCTGTTAGCCGGCATTGAGATTCCAGAACCGGTCTTCTTTTGTACAATAGAGCCACCTTCCATGGCCAAACAACCAG ATCTAGATCAAGCATTGATTTGTCTGCAGCGTGAGGATCCAAGTCTGAAAGTTAAGATTGATGCCAATACGGGGCAG ACAATTCTTTGTGGCATGGGGGAACTACACATTGACATAATTCATGACCGAATCAAACGCGAATACAAACTGGAGACTTACCTTGGACCTCTTCAAGTTGCTTATCGAGAAACAATCCAAAACTCTGTTGAAGCTGCAG ATACACTGGACAGAACAATAGGAGAAAAGCGACATCAAGTGACAATTGAGTTGGGTATTAAGCCATGGGAGGGAGAAATGCCAGCAACAGCACCAGTCATTGAGTATGCTGAAAGTATCAATGACTTACTTCACCCTGACCTTCGTGAAGCTATAGAAAATGGAATTTCAACCTCATACCTTCAAG GACCACTTATGGGATATCCAGTTCAAGATGTGGCAGTCACTGTCCGGGCAGTAGCTACAAATGCTGATACATCATTAACTATGGTTTCTGCATGCGCTTCTCGTTGCCTGCAAAAG GCTTTGAAGAATGCGGATAAACAACTCCTGGAGCCTGTCATGAACTTGGAAGTGACCGTGCCTGGAAACTATGTTGGTGTAGTACTTGCTGATCTTGCACAGAGGAGAGGCGACATAAATGACATTCAAGGTCGCCTAGATAACCAGGTTGTGATTGCAGCTGTCCCCCTAGCAGAAATGATG
- the GFM2 gene encoding ribosome-releasing factor 2, mitochondrial isoform X4, translated as MNMLRSTRKMIVPPLQGCTRCREARIITIKCFKYFLNLQRNYSHPAGEVKSLRSVLTPPISKIRNIGIMAHIDAGKTTTTERMLYYSGYTRTLGDVDDGDTVTDFMAQERERGITIQSAAVTFDWKGHRINLIDTPGHVDFTVEVERSLRVLDGAVAVFDASAGVEAQSLTVWRQADKHHIPRICFLNKMDKHGASFIHSVESIKQKLKVKPLLLQLPIGEEKSFRGIIDVVTKDQVIWNAVTGLDDGKTFKQKSLEETGDLNLLRNANDARHTLIEQVADLDDEFAELVLGEFSESFDSLPADELQAAIRRVTLAHKAVPVFCGSALKNKGVQPLLDAITKYLPAPDERSYDFLPGYKDDLCALAFKVLHDKQRGPLVFLRIYSGTMKPQSAVYNINKNCTERMSRLLLPFADQQIEISSLTAGNIALTVGLKQSATGDTIVSSKASAVAAARRAGRNVESAHGQAKEVQNLLLAGIEIPEPVFFCTIEPPSMAKQPDLDQALICLQREDPSLKVKIDANTGQIHWTEQ; from the exons ATGAATATGCTACGCAGTACAAGAAAAATGATTGTTCCCCCGCTGCAAGGG TGTACACGTTGCAGAGAAGCAAGAATTATCACTATAAAATGTTTCAAATACTTTTTGAATCTTCAAAGAAATTACAGTCATCCAGCAG GTGAAGTAAAATCTTTACGTTCTGTTTTAACTCCACCAATATctaa GATCCGCAACATAGGTATAATGGCCCACATAGatgcaggaaaaacaacaactacaGAGAGAATGCTCTATTATTCTGGTTACACAAGAACCCTTGGAG ATGTTGATGATGGTGATACAGTAACAGATTTCATGGCACAGGAACGGGAACGTGGCATTACCATTCAATCTGCTGCTGTCACATTTGACTGGAAAGGCCATCGAATCAACCTGATAGATACACCAG GTCATGTGGACTTTACTGTGGAGGTGGAACGTTCCTTGCGAGTGTTGGATGGGGCAGTGGCTGTTTTTGATGCTTCAGCTGGCGTGGAG GCACAGTCTCTGACAGTCTGGAGGCAAGCAGACAAACACCATATACCCCGAATTTGCTTTTTAAACAAGATGGACAAACATGGAGCAAG TTTCATCCATTCAGTTGAGAGTATCAAGCAAAAGTTGAAAGTGAAGCCTTTACTTCTACAG TTACCAATTGGGGAAGAAAAATCTTTTCGAGGAATCATTGATGTGGTGACCAAGGACCAAGTTATCTGGAATGCTGTCACTGGATTGGATGATGGAAAGACTTTTAAGCAGAAATCCTTGGAAGAAACTGGAGATCTTAACTTATTAAGAAATGCCAATGATGCAAGACATACCTTAATAGAACAA GTTGCAGACCTTGATGACGAATTTGCTGAATTGGTCCTTGGAGAATTCAGTGAGAGTTTTGATTCATTACCAGCTGATGAG CTACAGGCTGCAATACGAAGAGTAACCCTGGCTCATAAAGCAGTGCCTGTGTTTTGCGGAAGTGCATTGAAAAATAAGGGTGTTCAGCCCTTGTTAGATGCGATCACCAAGTATTTGCCTGCACCAGATGAACGCAGCTATGATTTCTT GCCAGGATATAAAGATGATCTATGCGCTCTGGCATTTAAAGTTCTTCATGACAAACAGCGTGGACCCTTGGTTTTTCTGCGCATTTACTCTGGCACAATGAAGCCTCAATCGGCAGTTTATAATATTAACAAAAATTGCAC GGAGAGAATGAGTCGCTTGCTCCTGCCTTTTGCTGATCAGCAAATAGAAATCTCTTCACTAACCGCTGGCAACATTGCCCTGACTGTGGGGTTGAAAcag AGTGCCACTGGCGACACCATTGTTTCTTCAAAAGCGTCTGCAGTGGCTGCAGCTCGTCGAGCTGGAAGAAATGTGGAATCAGCACATGGTCAAGCGAAAGAAGTACAGAACCTCCTGTTAGCCGGCATTGAGATTCCAGAACCGGTCTTCTTTTGTACAATAGAGCCACCTTCCATGGCCAAACAACCAG ATCTAGATCAAGCATTGATTTGTCTGCAGCGTGAGGATCCAAGTCTGAAAGTTAAGATTGATGCCAATACGGGGCAG ATACACTGGACAGAACAATAG